A single Ciona intestinalis chromosome 14, KH, whole genome shotgun sequence DNA region contains:
- the LOC100176818 gene encoding GTP-binding protein SAR1b, whose product MYKLFEWFKSALSYLGLYNKSGKLMFLGLDNAGKTTLLHMLKDNKMSVHEPTMHPTSENLQMGNISFTTYDLGGHEQARRVWKDYFPAVNGIVFLVDSADRSRFMEAKEELDSLLCDEQVANAPVLILGNKIDMQGAVSEDELRSIFKLRSTGKGQVSLDSLGGARPTELFMCSVLRKQGYGEGFNWLAQYI is encoded by the exons ATGTATAAACTATTCGAATGGTTTAAAAGTGCTCTCAGCTACCTTGGGCTGTACAACAAAAGTGGAAAGCTTATGTTCTTAGGCCTTGACAATGCAGGAAAAACTACGTTGCTTCATATGCTTAAGGACAACAAAATGAGTGTACATGAGCCCACCATGCACCCCA CATCAGAAAACCTTCAAATGGGAAATATATCTTTCACAACATACGATCTTGGAGGCCACGAGCaag CAAGAAGAGTATGGAAAGATTACTTCCCTGCAGTCAATGGAATCGTTTTCCTCGTCGATTCAGCGGATAGATCTCGATTTATGGAAGCCAAGGAAGAATTGGAT AGCTTACTTTGTGATGAACAAGTAGCAAACGCACCCGTTCTTATCCTGGGCAACAAGATTGACATGCAAGGAGCTGTAAGTGAGGATGAATTGAGATCAATATTCAAACTTCGCTCAACTGGAAAG GGTCAAGTGTCTCTTGATAGTTTGGGAGGAGCTCGACCTACTGAGCTGTTTATGTGCTCTGTTCTTCGGAAGCAGGGTTATGGGGAGGGCTTTAATTGGCTCGCACAGTACATATAA